GGCAGATGGCCGAGGCCAGGTAACAGAGGCCAGATAACAAAGGTCAGGTAGGGGCGGCCCTTGCGGCTGCCCTGATTGGCGATGCAACGAGGGACAATGACGAACGAGTGATCAACCGTGCCGCATGTTGAAATGGGTGAAGGGCAGGCGCAAGGCCTGCCCCCTACAAGGCGCGACTATCTCCTCGATCATTTGAAACAAGATGCCAACGTGCCAATTTAAAACTGAACGATCCCAACCCTTGAACAATAATTGAACATCAACCTGATTGAGGAGAAAGAACCACATGCGCAGTTACAATATCGGCTGGTTCCCCGGTGACGGCATCGGGCCTGAAGTGACCCTGCAGGGCCGCAAGGTGCTGGACGCGGCCGGGGCGAAATTTGGATTCACGATCAACTGGCAGCACATCGACCTGGGCGGAGAGCGCTACCTGAAGACCGGAGAGCTGGTTCCGGACTCCGTGTTGGAGGAAATGCGCGGCCTGGAGTCCATCTACCTGGGGGCCATCGGCCATCCGGACGTCAAGCCGGGCATTTTGGAGCAGGGCATCCTGCTCAAGTTGCGCTTTGCTCTGGATCAATACATCAACCTGCGCCCGGTGAAGCTCTATCCCGGCGTGGACTGCCCGCTCAAAGACAAAGGCCCCGCGGAGATCGACTATGTGGTGGTCCGGGAAAACACTGAGGGCCTCTATGCCGGCAGTGGCGGGTGTCTGCGGCAGGGAACGACGCACGAAATCGCGGTCCAGGAATCCGTGAATACCTACATGGGCGTGGAGCGCTGCCTGCGCTACGCCTTTGAACTGGCCGCGTCCCGACCACGTAAAAAGCTGACCCTTTGCGGCAAGACCAACGTTCTGACCTTTGCCTTCGGTCTTTGGGAACGGGTTTTCCACGAGCTGGCCAAGGAATTTCCCCAGGTGGAACTGGACTACGCCCACGTGGACGCCACCTGCATGTGGATGGTCAAGAATCCGGAATGGTTCGACGTGATTGTCACGGACAACATGTTCGGGGATATCATCACCGACCTGGGCGCCATCACTCAGGGCGGACTGGGCATTGCCGCGGGCGGGAACATCAATCCCCAGGGCGTGTCCATGTTCGAGCCCATCGGGGGCTCGGCCCCCAAATATACCGGACAGGGCAAGGCCAATCCCTTGGCCGCAATCCTGGCCGGGCAGATGATGCTTGTGGAACTGAAAGAAGACCAGGCTGCACAGGCAGTGGAACAAGCCGTGATCAACCTGCTGCCCAAAATGGCCAGCCAGGCTGCCGGCCGGATGGGCATGACCACGGACGAGGTCGGGGATCGTGTGGCCGAGGGCGTGGCTTAGACTCCCGTTTGATCTTCTGGGGGACGGGCTGAATTGGTTTTTGCAAACCACTTTCGGCACCGTCCTCCAGTTTCTGAAGAATCAGCTTTCCAGCCACGCATCCGCGGCGGCTTACTACTTTCTGTTGTCCATTGGGCCGCTGGTCCTGGTGGTCGTCTCCATCCTGAACACCTCGCTGGTCAATTTCCCGGAATTGACCGCGGAACTGTTCGCCTTTCTCTCCCAGTTCAATGAGGAGCTGAACGAGGACTTTTTCCGGAGCATCGGCATCCTGCAGGCCCAGACGGCCATCAGCGGGCTGGGTCTTTTGGGCGTCCTCTGGACCAGCCGGTTGATCATCAGCTCCATTCAGAGCGCCTTTGGGGTGATTTTCTCCAGCGATCGATCCAGAAGTTTTGTCTGGAGCAACCTGCTGTCGCTGGTTTTGGTCCCCGGCGTGCTGACTTTGCTGCTGCTCTCCACGCTGACCAACGTGATCCTGCGCTTCCTGCATGACAAACTGGAGGAGATCAGCTGGCTGGTTCAGATCTACGATCTGCTGCTGAAGCTTTCCGGTTTCGTCGTCCCCCTGGTTCTGGTTTTCGGCCTGATCTTCATTTGCTACCGTTTTCTGCCCCTGACAAGGCCCAAGGTCTGGCACGCCGCTTTGGGTGCCGGATTCTGCACCCTGGCCATTCACGGCTTGCGAGTGGCATTTCTGCAATTTGTCTCCCTGGCCTCCTACAATTACGTGTACGGTTCCTTGGGCGCGGTGATCTTCCTGCTGCTTTGGGTCTATCTGGTTTTTCTGCTTTTTTTTCTCTTTGCCCAGTTCGTGGAAGTGGCTGGCCGGGTAGACATCCTGGCTCTGGATCGGATCATCGCTCCTCAAAACACCTCCAGTGGAATAGGTGGTCGCGTGGAGGATAGGCTTTTCGGCTCGTCCCGGCGCATTTTCTCCAAGTACGCCCAGAGCGTTTCGAGTGGAAATGTCGTCTATCGCAAAGGTGACCAGGGACGGGATATCTACTACCTGCGCTCCGGCAAGGTTCTGCTTTTCAATGAGAGTCCGGCCTCGTCCTCCAAGCCCCTGGCCGTGATCGAGCCGGGGCAGTTCTTCGGTGAAACCGCCTATCTCTTGAACCAGCCGCGTCTTTCCACGGCACGGGCCGAAACCAATTCCGAACTGATCCTCCTCTCTCCCAGAGTCTTTGAAGACCTCCTGGCCCACAGTCCCTCTGTATCCCGAAAGATCATCAGCTCTCTGGGGCTACGGCTGAAGCAGGCGACAAAGGCGGCGGGAGACGGAAACTCTGTGTTTAGCGAACATCAGCCGGGACAAACCGTATGATTAGGGTTGCGACTGGTGATTCCGTCGGGATAGGTGTTGCGCATGCCCTGTTTTGACACGGTGGCACGGAAATCCGGGATATTGACGCACCCCCGCAATGCCTCTCCAGTCCTGCAGGGGTGGCCACAGGGGGCCGCCCCTGCGGGATGTGGATGTGGGGATTTGGGGCAATGCCGGATATGCGTGCGATTCCGTATCCGAATTGCGTATGGCATTCCCGTAGGGGCAGGCCCCTGTGCCTGCCCCGTGTTGAAGCGGTTTAACGGACATCCGAAATTATTTCCGCAATCCCGAGATACCGCGCCAATCCGGCAGGGCGGCCACGGGGGAGGCCGCCCCTACGAGTGATGCGGGGATTTGGGGTAATGTCGGATATGAATCCAATTTCGCGACTGGATAGCGGATGGTGTTCCCGTAGGGGCAGACCCCCGTGATTGCCCTGTTTCGTGTTTCCGCCCGTACAGTTGCCTTACCCGAATGAGGACTCCCTCTGTTTGGCAATGTTTGCAATATCGGATAGAAATGGACCATCCTGGTGAAGCATACTTGATACCCGAGGGCGTTTCCATGTTCGAGCCCATCGGCGGCTCGGCCCCGAAATGCGCCGGGCAGGGCAAGGCCAACCCCCTGGCCGCCATCCTGGCCGGACAGATGATGCTCAACGAACTCAGGGAAGCTCAGGCGGCCCAGGCCGTGGAGCAGGCCGTGATCAACCTGCTGCCCAAGATGTCCAGCTAGGCCGCCGGCCGAATGGGCATGACCACGGATGAGGTCGGCGATCGTGTGGCCGAGGGCGTGGCGTAACAGTCCGTTGAAAAACTCCCAATTGCCGCGTCGCTGCTCCGGCACCTACTTGAGATGACCATTTTGATAAATGAGCAGGCGCTAACAACTCAAGTAGGTGCCGGATTGCTCCTTGCACTTGGGGTTTTTGAACGGACTGTGGATAATGACTTTTTCAACACTCAGGTAAGCCGAAGTTGTGAGCGATAAGAGCCTCACGGTTCGAGTTGGCAACGTGCAGTGAGGTTTCTTCAAAGAAGGGGCGCGAAAATGAATGAGCGCATGACGCTGACCCAGCAGATACTTGAGCGACTCCGTCCGCTGGAGCCGGATCAGGTTATTCTTTTCGGCAGCCATGCCTGGGGGACGCCGGGGGAAGAGAGCGACGTGGACATCTATGTCGTCACCAAAGACGACTTTATTCCCAAGGACTTTGAGCAAAAAAAACAGTTGAGGCTGAAAGTGGCCCGAGCCATCAGAGACCTCCAAAAGACAACTCCCATTGACGTCATCACGCATACCCGGGCAATGCACAAGAAGTTTATCGAAAATGACAGCGGATTTTGCCGAGCCATCATGCAAAACGGGGTTCGCCTGCTATGAGATTGCGACCGGCTTCTGAATGGCTCAAGGCCGCCAGGCTGGATCTGGACAGCATTCCCTACATTCTCCATGTGGAACATTTGACTCCGGTTGTGGCGTTTCATGCTCAGCAATCCGTTGAAAAATCGTTGAAAGCCCTTCTGGAGTTCAAGGGGCGCCACATTCCAAAGACGCACAAGCTGCAGACGCTCTTCGACAGCGCGGAACCGGAATTTGAAATTGATGAAGAGATTCTTCTCGTGCTGGATGATCTGTATATTGACGCACGATATCCTGGCGATTTCGGCCTGCTGCCGGATGGGGTACCTTCCGTGGAACATGCGGTTACATTCTACCGCTTTGCTCAAGACGTATATTTCAATATCTCTGATTTCATTGGAATCTCTAAAGATTCATGATTTTTTTGGCGCATGTCCAGTCAGGGTGGTGGGTCGGATCTTTTGAGCATGCTTTTTTCCTTTTTCAGACGACTGGGGGACGGGC
This Desulfonatronum thioautotrophicum DNA region includes the following protein-coding sequences:
- a CDS encoding isocitrate/isopropylmalate family dehydrogenase produces the protein MDHPGEAYLIPEGVSMFEPIGGSAPKCAGQGKANPLAAILAGQMMLNELREAQAAQAVEQAVINLLPKMSS
- a CDS encoding nucleotidyltransferase domain-containing protein: MRFLQRRGAKMNERMTLTQQILERLRPLEPDQVILFGSHAWGTPGEESDVDIYVVTKDDFIPKDFEQKKQLRLKVARAIRDLQKTTPIDVITHTRAMHKKFIENDSGFCRAIMQNGVRLL
- a CDS encoding YhjD/YihY/BrkB family envelope integrity protein; this encodes MQTTFGTVLQFLKNQLSSHASAAAYYFLLSIGPLVLVVVSILNTSLVNFPELTAELFAFLSQFNEELNEDFFRSIGILQAQTAISGLGLLGVLWTSRLIISSIQSAFGVIFSSDRSRSFVWSNLLSLVLVPGVLTLLLLSTLTNVILRFLHDKLEEISWLVQIYDLLLKLSGFVVPLVLVFGLIFICYRFLPLTRPKVWHAALGAGFCTLAIHGLRVAFLQFVSLASYNYVYGSLGAVIFLLLWVYLVFLLFFLFAQFVEVAGRVDILALDRIIAPQNTSSGIGGRVEDRLFGSSRRIFSKYAQSVSSGNVVYRKGDQGRDIYYLRSGKVLLFNESPASSSKPLAVIEPGQFFGETAYLLNQPRLSTARAETNSELILLSPRVFEDLLAHSPSVSRKIISSLGLRLKQATKAAGDGNSVFSEHQPGQTV
- a CDS encoding HEPN domain-containing protein; its protein translation is MRLRPASEWLKAARLDLDSIPYILHVEHLTPVVAFHAQQSVEKSLKALLEFKGRHIPKTHKLQTLFDSAEPEFEIDEEILLVLDDLYIDARYPGDFGLLPDGVPSVEHAVTFYRFAQDVYFNISDFIGISKDS
- a CDS encoding 3-isopropylmalate dehydrogenase; protein product: MRSYNIGWFPGDGIGPEVTLQGRKVLDAAGAKFGFTINWQHIDLGGERYLKTGELVPDSVLEEMRGLESIYLGAIGHPDVKPGILEQGILLKLRFALDQYINLRPVKLYPGVDCPLKDKGPAEIDYVVVRENTEGLYAGSGGCLRQGTTHEIAVQESVNTYMGVERCLRYAFELAASRPRKKLTLCGKTNVLTFAFGLWERVFHELAKEFPQVELDYAHVDATCMWMVKNPEWFDVIVTDNMFGDIITDLGAITQGGLGIAAGGNINPQGVSMFEPIGGSAPKYTGQGKANPLAAILAGQMMLVELKEDQAAQAVEQAVINLLPKMASQAAGRMGMTTDEVGDRVAEGVA